TCTTCTTCAATCCGGTGGCGTTCCGCTTGAAGCGCCGACCGCAGTGGCAGGCCCTGGCCGCGGCAACGACCGTGGTGTTTGTCGCCACGTGGTTCTTGCATGCGTACCAGTCATTCTGGCTGAGCGGTTCGTGGCACTTCAGCGTGCCGGATGCCCTGTTCTGGAGCATTCTGGGCGTGTTTGTGCTGATCAACGTGCAGCTTGACGCCCGGCGATCGCGGGTCCGCCGCAAGGCGAAGACAATCCCTTCGACCTCGGCCCGAGTGCGGGGAGGACTGGTCTGGTCGGCCAAGGTGTCGGCGACATTCGTGACGATTGCCTTGCTCTGGTCGCTCTGGACCAGCCCGAGCCTCGATGCCTGGCTGGCGATGCTTCGCCGGGGGATGGGGTCGTGAATGAGAACCTTCCCCCCCCCGCTCGCGCCCCGGAGCCTCGATCCTCTGCCCCTCGCGATGCGATCATGACGGTGAATCGTCCCTTGCTCTGCCAGTTCGCGCTAGCCGCCGCCCTGCTCTGCTGGGGGCTGGCACCCGAGGAGTTTCGTCCCGAGGCAGCCGAATCGCTCTTGCTTGCCGGCAAGAATACCGCCGACCTCGACCGCATGGAGGCCGGTTACTATGAACACCTGCTTGATACGGGACGACGGCTCGACGGCGAGACTCTTGTTTCTTCTCCGCCCAAGCCGCCTCCGTTCAAGGTGACGGACCTGGCGCGGCCGGTCGACGATTTTCGAGAGTGTGTCCTTGAGCCGTCGTTCACGACGATTTTTCAACAGGCGCGATGGACGACCAATGCCCTGGGTCTGCGAGACCGGGAATACGAAGCACAAAAGCCGGAAGGAACCTATCGAGCGGTTCTGATCGGTGATTCGATCGGCGTCGGCTGGGGCGTGCATGACGGCGAAGGCTTCGAACCGAGGCTGGAAAAGGCACTCGATACGCAATCCTCGACGGTCGGCGGGCCTCGGATTGAGATCCTCAACCTCTGTGTTCCGGGTTATGCGCCGGCCCAACGGCGAGAGCATCTGGAGCGGCTTGGCTGGTCGCTCGATCCCGATCTGGTCATCGTGCAGGCGACCGCCGCCGACCTGGACTGGGACGAAGGGCGGCTTCGGCGCCTGCTTTCTGCGGGGTATGGCTGGGAGATTCCTATTTATCAAGATGCCATCAATGCCGCCGGCCTGAAGCCGGGTGCCAGTTCGTCGAGCATCAAGAAGGGGCTGG
The DNA window shown above is from Tautonia rosea and carries:
- a CDS encoding SGNH/GDSL hydrolase family protein, coding for MNENLPPPARAPEPRSSAPRDAIMTVNRPLLCQFALAAALLCWGLAPEEFRPEAAESLLLAGKNTADLDRMEAGYYEHLLDTGRRLDGETLVSSPPKPPPFKVTDLARPVDDFRECVLEPSFTTIFQQARWTTNALGLRDREYEAQKPEGTYRAVLIGDSIGVGWGVHDGEGFEPRLEKALDTQSSTVGGPRIEILNLCVPGYAPAQRREHLERLGWSLDPDLVIVQATAADLDWDEGRLRRLLSAGYGWEIPIYQDAINAAGLKPGASSSSIKKGLEAQQLRILSDVYRALGSDCSRRGVPVVWILLPRVGRSVSATERQTLVDLAKASGFDPVLDLSDAFDGLSPATLAIGPNDYHPNAQGHAILAQRLEDALANRPGAPWTQPSRPGSAGGAAH